TGTTGGCCTCACGATATGGCGCGGGTCGAAGCATTAAAAAAAATATGCAGCAAAGTAATAGTGATAACCCCACCAGTAGAGCGGCTACGGAAAAGAGGCGGCCTGATGAAAAAAATATTAGGCGAGGGTAATTACAGGCGGCTAACAAGATTTTTTAATATTATCACCAAACCGCCGGAAAGGGTATACGGCGCCCATTGGTATATAGCTGCATTTCATGATGCTCTTGGGGGGATTGACTTGTCGGTATTCGATCTTATCCAAATAGAGCGTTCTGAGCTAGCGTGGTGGTTTGCCGGTAGGGGTAAAATAAAAAAAGAGATTCGAAAAATCGTAACATTTCATGACGTTAACTCGATTTTAGAACAAAGAATTTATGAGCAGGTTGTATCGCCTCGATGGAAAATTTTTAAATTTACAGAGTGGAGGAAAACGATTGCATATGAAAAAAAGGTTGCCTACCAATACGATAACTGTATTGTAACGTCGAAGAAAGATGCCGAAAACCTACTATCGATTTATCCGAAAGCAAAGATCTCCATTGTGCCGAATGGTACAAAAATAGACTACTTCAGGGCTAATAAATCTCATGCAGGCGATATAGAGCCCCTTAGCCTTATTTTTTGCGGCAGCATGCAATGGTATCCGAATGAAGACGCAATGTTATTTTTCTGCAAAGAGATATTACCTTTGTTGAGGAAAGATATTCCGAAAGTTAAACTATATATAGTAGGAACCAACCCCAGCGAAAGAGTTAAAATGCTTTCCAATGATTTTATAACAGTAACCGGATCAGTCGATGATGTCAGGCCCTACGTTACGAAGAGTGCCGTATATATTGTTCCTATTAGAATCGGAGGAGGAACTCGTTTAAAAATTCTCGAAGCACTGTCAATGGGGAAGCCGGTTGTTACGACGTCTATAGGTTGTGAAGGACTAAATGTTGTAAATCGTAAACATTTATTGATAGCTGACTCCCCGATAGAATTTGCTAACAATATTAAAAGAGTTTTTTTTGACAAAAAACTATGTAATCAACTTACGCAACACGGAAATGACTTAGTTAATAAATATGATTGGGATGTTATCTCAAAAAGTCTGGAAAAAGCATGGTATGAAACCATTAACTGAAAAAAAAATTGAACCTTGCTTAGTCTCTATAATAATTCCAACCTATAATTGTGGCGCTTATATAAGTAGCGCCATTGAAAGTGTGTTGTCCCAAATCTATCCGAATGTCGAGCTCATTGTTGTTGATGATGGGTCCACGGATAATACAAAAGAGATTCTGCGCAAATACGGCAACAGGATCAAATATATCTATCAGCAAAATAAAGGGCAGGCGGCAGCATCAAATGCCGGATTTAAGATCTCAACGGGCACCTACGTTGCTTTTTTTGATGCAGATGATGTTTTGCTTAATGA
This Candidatus Omnitrophota bacterium DNA region includes the following protein-coding sequences:
- a CDS encoding glycosyltransferase family 4 protein, giving the protein MARVEALKKICSKVIVITPPVERLRKRGGLMKKILGEGNYRRLTRFFNIITKPPERVYGAHWYIAAFHDALGGIDLSVFDLIQIERSELAWWFAGRGKIKKEIRKIVTFHDVNSILEQRIYEQVVSPRWKIFKFTEWRKTIAYEKKVAYQYDNCIVTSKKDAENLLSIYPKAKISIVPNGTKIDYFRANKSHAGDIEPLSLIFCGSMQWYPNEDAMLFFCKEILPLLRKDIPKVKLYIVGTNPSERVKMLSNDFITVTGSVDDVRPYVTKSAVYIVPIRIGGGTRLKILEALSMGKPVVTTSIGCEGLNVVNRKHLLIADSPIEFANNIKRVFFDKKLCNQLTQHGNDLVNKYDWDVISKSLEKAWYETIN